The genomic segment CGGGCGCGAAGGTCATCACGACCGGCGAGATGATCCGCGGCTACTTCGAGCCGCGCAAGATCCCGATGGCCCAGCTCCTGCGCGGGAACCCCGGCGACTGGCACAGGCTCGACGGTATCACGGTCCGGAGCGTCAACTCGGTCCATGGCTCGGGCACGGCGGAGCGGGTCTACGGCGGCCCGGCGCTCGGGTTCATGGTCACCTTCGAGAACGGCCTCACGGTCTACTTCGCCGGCAGCACCGCCCTCACGCTGGACATGCAGCTCTGGGGGAGCCTCTACAGGCCCCACGTGGCGATCCTGCCGCTGGCGGGGAACCGCGATCCGCAAGATATCGTCCACATGGTTCGATTGCTGCGGAGCGAGAATCCGAACCTGAAGACTGTGATCCCGCACCACCATCGCCTGAAGCCTCCCCCGGGCGCTTCCACGCCCGCGGACCTGGAGACCACCCTCAAAGCCTCCGGCCTTCCGGTCACGCTCCTGAACCCCGAGCTCGGCAAGGTGTACGAGCTCAGCAGGTAGTGAGGAGGTCACGTCATGAACGCGATCAAAGATGCGCTCGGCCAGGCGGCTGACCGCATGGCCGACGAGCTGGAGCGCCTCTCGCATCGGATCCACGCCAGCCCCGAGCTCGGCTACCAGGAGGTAAAGGCCTCGGCGTGGCTCTGCGAGTTCCTCGAGGCCAAAGGCTTCAAGGTCGAGCGCGGCGTCGCCGGGGTCGAGACCGCCTTCCGGGCGACCATCGAGGCGGGCGCGGGTCCGACCATCGCGATCCTCTGCGAGTACGACGCGCTCCCGGGGATCGGCCACGCGTGCGGGCACAACGTGATCGCCACCTCCGGCGTCGGCGCCGGCGCGGCGCTGGCCGCGGTCAAGGACCGTCTCCCCAAGGGGCGGGTCCAGGTGATCGGGACGCCGGCGGAGGAGGGCGGGGGCGGGAAGATCAAGCTGATCCAGGGCGGGGTCTTCAAGAGTGTGGACTGCGCCATGATGATCCACGGCTTCGACCGGATGCTCCTCCACCAGGACCTCCTCGGGATCGTACGCGTCAGCTTCGACTTCACCGGCAGGGCGGCCCACGCCTCTGCCGACCCCTGGGAGGGGATCAACGCGCTCGACGCGGTGATCCAGACCTTCAACG from the Candidatus Rokuibacteriota bacterium genome contains:
- a CDS encoding MBL fold metallo-hydrolase translates to MRKRQRLWVGAGVAFVWTLGVWIIGAQAQTAPVKMEWFSWSIFRFTSPTGKVVLTNPFVMNPDSPIKAADLPKVDVVLVADGHPDEVGSTDEIALKTGAKVITTGEMIRGYFEPRKIPMAQLLRGNPGDWHRLDGITVRSVNSVHGSGTAERVYGGPALGFMVTFENGLTVYFAGSTALTLDMQLWGSLYRPHVAILPLAGNRDPQDIVHMVRLLRSENPNLKTVIPHHHRLKPPPGASTPADLETTLKASGLPVTLLNPELGKVYELSR
- a CDS encoding M20/M25/M40 family metallo-hydrolase → MNAIKDALGQAADRMADELERLSHRIHASPELGYQEVKASAWLCEFLEAKGFKVERGVAGVETAFRATIEAGAGPTIAILCEYDALPGIGHACGHNVIATSGVGAGAALAAVKDRLPKGRVQVIGTPAEEGGGGKIKLIQGGVFKSVDCAMMIHGFDRMLLHQDLLGIVRVSFDFTGRAAHASADPWEGINALDAVIQTFN